The DNA segment GATCCAAGACATTTCAATAAACCTGCCAGAAATTATATGAAGCAAGTTTGTCTTGATAGATACAGACAATTCTGGTGTGAAGGTCAAGCAGGTAGGATCAAGCAAAGCAGTACAAATTATTATGCTGATCTTTATGCAAAAGGTAACTTAGGTTCAAAGGTAAAAGCAAAAGTTTAGTTCAATAAGTTATTCCCAAATAAAAAAGACCTTCAATATATGAAGGTCTTTTTTTTTATTAATTAAATCATTAATGACTTCAAAGTATATAGTCCATCTGTTCCACCAATAACTTCATCACATGCTCTTTCAGGATGAGGCATTAATCCTAAAACATTTCCTTTTTCATTAGTTATGCCTGCAATATCAAAAGTTGAACCGTTTGGATTATTTTTGTATCTTAGTGCAATTAAATCATTATCAATAAGTTTTTTTAGTGTATTTTGATCGCAATGATAACGTCCTTCTCCATGAGCTATTGGTAATTTAATTTTTTGTGTTTCATCTGAATTTTTAAACCAACCGCCTTTTGAAGTAATCACATTCAAATCAGCATCATCACAAATAAAATTGAGATTTTTATTAGCAACAAGAGCTCCGGGAAGAA comes from the Prochlorococcus marinus str. MIT 9515 genome and includes:
- the purQ gene encoding phosphoribosylformylglycinamidine synthase subunit PurQ, coding for MACFTVGIVVFPGSNCDRDVAWALEACLDIKTKFLWHESSDLNEIDAIVLPGGFSYGDYLRCGAIARFSPLINSLNDFVKSGRRVLGICNGFQILTESGFLPGALVANKNLNFICDDADLNVITSKGGWFKNSDETQKIKLPIAHGEGRYHCDQNTLKKLIDNDLIALRYKNNPNGSTFDIAGITNEKGNVLGLMPHPERACDEVIGGTDGLYTLKSLMI